The following nucleotide sequence is from Candidatus Equadaptatus faecalis.
ATTATTCTTCTTCTGCTTCTTTTTCTGCCTGTGCCTGTGCAATAACTTTCTTTGCAATGTCCTGCGGCACTTCTTCGTAGTGCGAGTATTCCATTGAGAAGCTTCCGCGTCCTGAGGTCATTGAGCGGAGAAGTATCGCGTAGCGGAACATTTCCGAAAGCGGGCACTGCGCTTTGACTATCTGGAGTTTGCCCGCGCTGTCGATACCCATTATGCGTCCGCGTCTGCTGTTAAAGTCGCCCATTACGTCGCCGAGGTAATCTTCGGGAACGACAACTTCAACGTCCATTACCGGTTCCATAAGAACCGCGTTCGCGGCTGCCATGCAGTTTTTGAAGGCGAGCGAGGCCGCAATTTTGAACGCCATTTCAGACGAGTCAACTTCATGGTATGAACCGTCATAGATTTCGCAGCTGAAGTCTGTTGCGGGGAAGCCTGCGAGGAAGCCGCGTTCTGCCGCTTCACGGAGTCCTTTTTCAGCGGCAGGGAGATAGTTCTTCGGAACAGCTCCGCCAACGATTTTGTCTATAAATTCGATGCCTGAGTTGGCTTCGCCCGGGATAAGTCTGAACCATACGTCACCGTACTGTCCGCGTCCGCCTGACTGTTTCTTGTGTTTGCCCTGGGCTTCGGCGCGTTTTTTGATCGTTTCGCGGTAAGGAACTCTCGGCGTCTTGGTGTCGAGTTCGACTTTGTAGCGTTCTTTAATTCTTGAAAGCATTATGTCAAGGTGCATGTCGCCCATGCCTGAAAGTATTGAGTCGTGCGTTTCAGGGTTCTTTTCGTAGGAGAGCGTCGGGTCTTCCTTGAGCATTTTAGAGATTGCCGTTCCGAGTTTGTCTTCGTCAGCGCGGCTCTTTGCAAAAATTGCAACGCTGTAGACAGGTTTCGCAAATTTGATTACAGGGAATTTAAGTTTTTCGCCTTTGGTTCCGAGGGTGTCGCCGGCTGTCGTGCTTTCGAGTTTCGGAATTGCGATAACGTCGCCGAGTATTATTTCCTTAACTTCGGTGCTTTCTTTGCCCTTCATCATACGGAATGAACCGGTGCGTTCTTCAACGTCCTGGTTGACGTTGTACACTGACTGGTCTGCCGTAAGTTTTCCTGAGAACACTTTGACAAATGAAAGTTTTCCGACGTACGGGTCAACCATGACTTTGAATACGAAGCCGAGAAATTTGCCGTTTTCGTCAGGCTCCACCGTTACGACTTCCTCACCGTTGAGAGCCGTTCTGTTGTGCATGTCAAGCGGCGACGGCATGTAATCGACTATTGCGTCCATGAGCTGGGTAACGCCGATGTTTGCCGTTGATGAACCCGGAATAATCGGGAATATTGTTCTGCTGCATACGGCTTTGCGGACAACCTGCCGGATTTCTTCATTGGTAAGCGTTTCACCGTCGAGATAACGCATCATAAGCTCGTCGTCAGCTTCAACGGCGCGTTCGATAAGAGCTTCTCTTGCAGCCTGTACAGCGTCCGCCATATCTGCCGGAGTGTCGCTTTCCGTAAATTCCTTGCTTCCGTCGCCTTTGTAGGTATAGGCTTTGCCCGTAAGAACGTTGACTACGCCCTTGAAATTAAGCTCAGAGCCGATGGGGAGGAAAAGAGGAACAGCGCGGTCGCTGAGGTTTTCCTGAATGTCGGCTACGGTGTCGTCAAAGCTTGTATGTTCGCGGTCGATTTTGCTTACGTAGAAAATTGCAGGCGTACCGAAATCTTCCGCAAACTGCCATACTGCCTGCGTGTGGACTTCAACTCCGGATGCCGCGTTCACAAGAACTACTGAACCGTCCGCCGCACGCATGGAGCTGCGCTGTTCGCCGATGAAGTCTGCAAAACCCGGCGTGTCAAGAACGTAAATGGTTTTGTTTTTGTAAGGAATTGTCGAAAGCGAGGTGTTGATTGAAATTCCGCGCTTCTGCTCTTCGCCGTCATAGTCGGAAACAGTATTTTTGTCTTCGACTTTGCCCATGCGGGTGATAAGTCCGGCATTAAAGAGGAACGCTTCGTTCAGTGACGTTTTTCCTGCGCCTCCGTGTGAAATAAATGCCAATCCTCTGGTGTCTTCAGGCTTGCGTGCTCCCATTTGTACCACTCCTCAGTTTTTGTATGGTAAAAATCAAAAATCCACAAACATAACGAGCCGAAACAGAAATACTTCCGTTCTGCACCTGCTATATAATACTATTTAAGCAGCCTGCAAGTCAAATATTTTGTTTCAGGCAGTTATTTAAGCAGCTTTTCTATCAGCTGCGCAACCTCCGCAGGGTTTGCTGAACCGCGTGTTTCGCGCATTACAAGCCCCTGGAGGAATTTCATCTTTCCGCCTTTTTTGTCTTCGCCGCTGCGTATCGTTTCGGCTACCTCAGGCTGTCCGTCAATAATTTTCCGTACTATCTGCTCAAGCGCGCCGCCCTCGACTCTGCCGACGGAAGCTCCGCTTGCCTTGATTGCCTCTTCAAGCGTGCAGCCCTTTTCAATCATAACAGCGAACACGTCTTTCGCCTGCGTGTTTGAAAGCTCTTTCGCGGCGACTTTGGCAATCAGTCTGCCTGTTTCCGCAGCGTCCACGCCGAATTCACAGATGCAGATTCCCTTTTCGTTGAGAACGCGGCTGATTTCAGTCATAAGCCAGTTTGCGGCTTTGTCCGCAGGTGCGCCCTGCGCGACGCATTTTTCAAAATACTCAGCCATTTCAAGCTGTTCGGTAATTTTGACGCTGTCTTCAAAGGAAAGTCCGTACTGCTCTACGAAGCGGTCACGTTTGTCCCACGGCATTTCCGGCATACTTTCGCGTATTTTCTGAACGTATTCCGGTTTGGCGTTGATAGGGGCAAGGTCCATTTCCAGATAGTAGCGGTAGTCTCTCGCGCTTTCCTTGTTGCGCATTGAGCGCGTTACGCCCGCAACGTCGTCCCAGAGCCTTGTTTCCATGTAAAGCGGTTCTCCCGTGTCAAGAGCTCTGTTCTGACGCGCGATTTCATAATCAAGCGCGCGTTCGATTGATTTAAGGGAGTTGACGTTTTTGATTTCAACGCGTG
It contains:
- the fusA gene encoding elongation factor G, translating into MGARKPEDTRGLAFISHGGAGKTSLNEAFLFNAGLITRMGKVEDKNTVSDYDGEEQKRGISINTSLSTIPYKNKTIYVLDTPGFADFIGEQRSSMRAADGSVVLVNAASGVEVHTQAVWQFAEDFGTPAIFYVSKIDREHTSFDDTVADIQENLSDRAVPLFLPIGSELNFKGVVNVLTGKAYTYKGDGSKEFTESDTPADMADAVQAAREALIERAVEADDELMMRYLDGETLTNEEIRQVVRKAVCSRTIFPIIPGSSTANIGVTQLMDAIVDYMPSPLDMHNRTALNGEEVVTVEPDENGKFLGFVFKVMVDPYVGKLSFVKVFSGKLTADQSVYNVNQDVEERTGSFRMMKGKESTEVKEIILGDVIAIPKLESTTAGDTLGTKGEKLKFPVIKFAKPVYSVAIFAKSRADEDKLGTAISKMLKEDPTLSYEKNPETHDSILSGMGDMHLDIMLSRIKERYKVELDTKTPRVPYRETIKKRAEAQGKHKKQSGGRGQYGDVWFRLIPGEANSGIEFIDKIVGGAVPKNYLPAAEKGLREAAERGFLAGFPATDFSCEIYDGSYHEVDSSEMAFKIAASLAFKNCMAAANAVLMEPVMDVEVVVPEDYLGDVMGDFNSRRGRIMGIDSAGKLQIVKAQCPLSEMFRYAILLRSMTSGRGSFSMEYSHYEEVPQDIAKKVIAQAQAEKEAEEE
- the gatB gene encoding Asp-tRNA(Asn)/Glu-tRNA(Gln) amidotransferase subunit GatB, coding for MARQVVIGLEIHLQLNTKTKLFCECSTDYIGATPNSNVCQICLAIPGTLPIINDHAVELAVKMGLGLHCTINDNTRFHRKHYFYADLPKAYQVTQYEHAIATGGYLDIVVDGKKKRVRLDHLHLEEDAGKLVHPTSDGRLSGASYSLVDYNRGGIPLSEIVSMPDMNSAAEAIAYITQIRQLARYLKVSDGEMESGSLRVDVNVSLSNPDGSLGTRVEIKNVNSLKSIERALDYEIARQNRALDTGEPLYMETRLWDDVAGVTRSMRNKESARDYRYYLEMDLAPINAKPEYVQKIRESMPEMPWDKRDRFVEQYGLSFEDSVKITEQLEMAEYFEKCVAQGAPADKAANWLMTEISRVLNEKGICICEFGVDAAETGRLIAKVAAKELSNTQAKDVFAVMIEKGCTLEEAIKASGASVGRVEGGALEQIVRKIIDGQPEVAETIRSGEDKKGGKMKFLQGLVMRETRGSANPAEVAQLIEKLLK